A DNA window from Novosphingobium sp. RL4 contains the following coding sequences:
- a CDS encoding glutathione S-transferase family protein: protein MPQPTITAFAQSPDRGRGLARDMAVRWALEEVGQPYAVRLVSFEEMKQPDHRSRHPFGQIPTYEQGDLALFESGAIVLHIAQSHPGLLPEGGDARMRAVMWIFAALSTVEPVIVQRSEVLLFERERPWYETRLASIEQRIEARLAELAVRLGTSEWLEGEFSAGDLMMVQVLRRLGGSDVLAANETVLAYVARGEARPAFQRAFAAQLAVFEQAKA from the coding sequence ATGCCGCAGCCTACGATCACCGCTTTTGCCCAGTCGCCCGATCGCGGCAGGGGCCTCGCCCGCGATATGGCGGTGCGCTGGGCGCTGGAGGAAGTGGGCCAGCCCTACGCCGTGCGCCTCGTCTCTTTCGAGGAAATGAAGCAGCCGGATCACCGCTCGCGCCATCCTTTCGGGCAGATCCCGACCTATGAGCAAGGCGATCTCGCGCTGTTCGAATCCGGGGCCATCGTCCTGCATATCGCGCAGAGCCATCCGGGCTTGCTACCGGAAGGTGGAGACGCGCGGATGCGGGCGGTTATGTGGATCTTCGCCGCCCTCAGCACGGTCGAACCGGTGATCGTGCAGCGCTCCGAGGTCCTGCTGTTCGAGCGTGAGCGCCCCTGGTATGAAACGCGCCTCGCTTCCATCGAACAGCGTATCGAGGCGCGGCTGGCGGAACTCGCCGTGCGTCTCGGCACGTCGGAGTGGCTGGAAGGCGAATTCAGCGCGGGCGACCTGATGATGGTGCAGGTGCTGCGGCGGCTCGGCGGATCGGATGTGCTGGCCGCCAACGAAACCGTGCTTGCCTATGTGGCGCGCGGCGAGGCGCGTCCGGCCTTCCAGCGCGCCTTCGCCGCCCAGCTTGCGGTGTTCGAACAAGCGAAGGCCTGA
- a CDS encoding YaiI/YqxD family protein yields the protein MIRILIDADACPVKDETYRVAARYKVPVVVVSNSPIRVPQSPLISRKVVSDAFDAADDWIAENTGPGTVVITADILLADRCLKLGAQVVAPNGKPFTTSSIGSAIATRAIMADLRAGGDAIGGPPPFSKTDRSRYLSSLDQVVVRLLRRG from the coding sequence ATGATCCGCATATTGATCGATGCCGACGCCTGCCCGGTGAAGGACGAAACCTACCGTGTCGCCGCGCGCTACAAAGTGCCGGTGGTGGTTGTCAGCAACAGCCCGATCCGGGTGCCGCAAAGTCCGCTCATCTCCCGCAAGGTGGTGAGCGATGCCTTCGACGCCGCCGACGACTGGATCGCCGAGAACACCGGGCCGGGCACCGTCGTCATCACCGCCGATATCCTGCTGGCGGACCGCTGCCTGAAGCTGGGGGCGCAAGTCGTGGCGCCGAACGGAAAGCCCTTCACCACCTCCTCGATCGGCAGCGCCATCGCCACCCGCGCAATCATGGCCGACCTGCGCGCCGGCGGCGATGCCATCGGCGGCCCGCCGCCGTTCAGCAAGACGGACCGTTCCCGGTACCTCTCAAGCCTCGATCAGGTGGTGGTCAGGCTTCTGCGGAGAGGCTGA
- a CDS encoding L,D-transpeptidase family protein, producing MSYPVVQDTLLAEPVMSWSVADAKALLSTVGYIGKEGLVPADYQPAALKAAIAKGEGDDLDALASRVFGWLIEDLRDGRTPMKSRVQWFAVDPDQDLMPTAQIMAQALSEHDVAGVVDKLAPTNPDYAALKADLNATPMANKARRALIQANMDRWRWLARDLGDVYLMTNIPEFQLRLVVRNKIIRSYKTVVGKPGRTATPQLAETVSAVVFNPTWTVPQSIVKGEGLGAKVLNNPTWARNAGYKATKNGDGTITVVQQPGANNSLGLMKIDMPNPHAIYLHDTPSKQYFNSDVRAFSHGCIRTERAVELGMTMAILGAKKSATEAAEISRSGTYTKVEMTRTFPVYLTYFTYARSIDGQLKPFNDLYERDKPVLDSFLAPRQIKTTQRASEEEIIKLDNPL from the coding sequence GTGTCCTATCCGGTCGTGCAGGATACGCTGCTGGCGGAGCCGGTGATGTCCTGGTCGGTGGCCGATGCCAAGGCGCTGCTGTCGACCGTGGGCTACATCGGCAAGGAAGGTCTCGTTCCGGCCGATTATCAGCCCGCCGCGCTTAAGGCGGCGATCGCCAAGGGTGAGGGTGACGACCTCGATGCGCTGGCGAGCCGCGTGTTCGGCTGGCTGATCGAGGATCTTCGCGACGGTCGCACGCCGATGAAGTCGCGCGTGCAGTGGTTCGCGGTCGATCCCGACCAGGATCTCATGCCGACCGCCCAGATCATGGCGCAGGCGCTTTCGGAGCATGACGTGGCGGGCGTCGTCGACAAGCTGGCCCCGACCAATCCCGACTATGCCGCGCTCAAGGCCGATCTCAACGCCACCCCCATGGCGAACAAGGCGCGCCGCGCGCTGATCCAGGCCAATATGGACCGCTGGCGCTGGCTCGCCCGCGACCTTGGCGACGTGTACCTGATGACCAACATTCCGGAATTCCAGCTCCGCCTCGTGGTCCGCAACAAGATCATCCGCAGCTACAAGACCGTGGTCGGCAAGCCCGGCCGCACGGCGACGCCGCAGCTCGCCGAAACGGTGAGCGCGGTGGTCTTCAACCCGACCTGGACGGTGCCGCAATCCATCGTGAAGGGTGAAGGCCTTGGCGCGAAGGTGCTGAACAACCCGACCTGGGCGCGCAATGCGGGCTACAAGGCCACCAAGAACGGCGACGGCACCATCACCGTGGTCCAGCAGCCCGGTGCCAACAACTCGCTTGGCCTGATGAAGATCGACATGCCCAACCCGCACGCGATCTATCTGCACGACACGCCGTCGAAGCAGTATTTCAACTCGGACGTGCGCGCCTTCAGCCATGGCTGCATCCGCACCGAGCGCGCGGTGGAACTGGGCATGACGATGGCCATTCTCGGCGCCAAGAAGAGCGCCACCGAAGCTGCCGAAATCTCTCGTTCCGGCACTTATACCAAGGTCGAGATGACCCGGACGTTCCCGGTCTACCTGACCTACTTCACATATGCCCGCTCGATCGACGGGCAGCTCAAGCCGTTCAACGATCTCTACGAACGCGACAAGCCGGTGCTCGACAGTTTCCTCGCCCCGCGCCAGATCAAGACCACCCAGCGCGCGAGCGAGGAAGAGATCATCAAGCTCGACAACCCGCTTTAA
- a CDS encoding DMT family transporter produces the protein MSTAAAPLSDHRPSVLPVLAVIAGIATFSAMDAAIKGASIAIGVFTALLLRNLFGTILTLPLWLVAGRPVPSRAVLKVHALRAAITSAMAALFFYGLVRIPMAEGIAISFVSPIIALYFAAILLGETIRRRAIVASLLGILGVLVIGAGRFGAGSYSNEAIEGTTAILLSAVFYAINLVLQRKQALLAGPVEIAQFQNLLVTLIFLAFSPWFAVVPDGRSLVLILAGAALATSALLFLSWGYARAETQVLLPIEYTGFFWAALLGWLMFGERLDVSTVAGTILIMIGCWAGARNAKVES, from the coding sequence ATGAGTACAGCCGCAGCCCCCCTTTCGGACCATCGTCCCTCAGTCCTGCCGGTGCTTGCGGTGATTGCGGGGATCGCCACGTTCAGCGCGATGGACGCCGCGATCAAGGGCGCCTCCATCGCGATCGGCGTGTTTACCGCGCTGCTGCTGCGCAATCTCTTCGGCACGATCCTCACCCTTCCGCTCTGGCTCGTCGCGGGCCGCCCGGTACCCTCGCGCGCGGTACTGAAGGTCCACGCCCTGCGCGCGGCGATCACTTCGGCGATGGCTGCGCTGTTTTTCTATGGCCTGGTACGAATTCCTATGGCCGAGGGAATCGCGATTTCCTTCGTCTCGCCGATCATCGCGCTCTATTTCGCGGCGATCCTGCTGGGGGAGACGATCCGCCGCCGCGCCATCGTCGCCTCGCTGCTGGGCATTCTGGGCGTGCTGGTGATCGGCGCCGGACGCTTCGGCGCGGGGAGCTATTCGAACGAGGCGATAGAGGGCACGACCGCGATCCTGCTCTCCGCCGTGTTCTATGCGATCAACCTCGTTCTCCAGCGCAAACAGGCGCTGCTGGCAGGGCCGGTGGAGATCGCGCAGTTCCAGAACCTGCTCGTTACGCTGATTTTCCTGGCTTTTTCGCCCTGGTTCGCGGTCGTGCCGGATGGGCGGAGCCTGGTTCTCATCCTTGCCGGAGCGGCGCTGGCGACAAGTGCCCTGCTGTTCCTGTCCTGGGGCTATGCCCGTGCCGAGACGCAAGTACTGCTGCCGATCGAATATACCGGCTTCTTCTGGGCCGCCCTGCTGGGCTGGCTGATGTTCGGGGAGCGACTTGATGTCTCCACCGTTGCCGGGACGATTCTCATCATGATCGGCTGCTGGGCAGGTGCAAGAAACGCAAAAGTCGAGTCCTAG
- the acnA gene encoding aconitate hydratase AcnA: MTQVGQDTLGTRSTMTVGGKQIAYYSLKKAAEKVGDVSRLPFSMKVLLENLLRFEDGGFTVSTKDIQSVADWQKNPVTGDEIQYRPARVLLQDFTGVPCVVDLAAMRDAIATLGGDTSKINPLVPVNLVIDHSVMVDEFGHPKAFEENVEIEYQRNMERYDFLKWGSKSLDNFYAVPPGTGICHQVNLENIAKTVWSSEDQNGELVAYPDTCVGTDSHTTMVNGLGVLGWGVGGIEAEAAMLGQPVSMLIPEVVGFKLTGELQEGVTATDLVLTCTAMLRKHGVVGRFVEYFGPGLASLSLADRATLANMAPEYGATCGFFGIDEKTIDYLRLTGREEEQIALVEAYAKEQGFWIDPAAADPIFSSTLELDMSTVVPSLAGPKRPQDWVALPDVDDVFNKDMADTYKKTATRVPVEGKDFDIGDGDVMIAAITSCTNTSNPGVLVAAGLVAKKADELGLKPKPWVKTSLAPGSQVVTDYLNKAGLQSHLDNIGFNLVGYGCTTCIGNSGPLAEPISKAINENGLVASAVISGNRNFEGRVSPDVRANFLASPPLVVAYALKGTVVEDFTTTPIGVSKDGVDVYLKDIWPTNLEVSTTMNACVDRGMFQARYADVYKGDKHWQAINVVGSDTYSWRAGSTYVANPPYFEGMEMTPAPVNDIIEAKPLLILGDSITTDHISPAGSIKADSPAGQWLMEHQVAKADFNSYGSRRGHHEVMMRGTFANIRIRNEMVPGIEGGMSRFGEEVLPVYDVAQKYKAEGTPMVVVAGKEYGTGSSRDWAAKGTNLLGVRAVIVESFERIHRSNLVGMGVLPLQFKDGDSRQSLGLTGDDAFTIKGVASLKPRQDVEVEVTRPDGSTFTFTALCRIDTANEVEYFNNGGILQYVLRKLAA; this comes from the coding sequence ATGACCCAGGTCGGACAGGATACGCTCGGCACCCGCAGCACCATGACAGTCGGCGGCAAGCAGATCGCCTACTACTCTCTCAAGAAGGCTGCCGAAAAGGTTGGCGACGTTTCGCGCCTTCCCTTCTCGATGAAGGTCCTTCTTGAAAACCTCCTGCGCTTCGAGGACGGCGGCTTCACCGTCTCGACCAAGGACATCCAGTCGGTTGCCGACTGGCAGAAGAACCCGGTTACCGGCGACGAGATCCAGTACCGTCCCGCCCGCGTTCTGCTTCAGGACTTCACCGGCGTTCCCTGCGTGGTCGATCTGGCCGCCATGCGCGATGCCATCGCCACCCTCGGCGGCGACACCAGCAAGATCAACCCGCTGGTTCCCGTGAACCTGGTGATCGACCACTCGGTCATGGTCGACGAATTCGGCCACCCCAAGGCGTTCGAAGAGAACGTGGAAATCGAATATCAGCGCAACATGGAGCGCTACGACTTCCTCAAGTGGGGCTCCAAGTCGCTCGACAACTTCTACGCCGTTCCCCCGGGCACCGGCATCTGCCACCAGGTGAACCTGGAAAACATCGCCAAGACCGTTTGGTCGAGCGAAGACCAGAACGGTGAACTGGTCGCCTATCCCGACACCTGCGTCGGCACCGACAGCCACACCACCATGGTCAACGGCCTGGGCGTGCTGGGCTGGGGCGTGGGCGGCATCGAGGCGGAAGCCGCGATGCTCGGCCAGCCGGTCTCGATGCTCATCCCCGAAGTCGTCGGCTTCAAGCTGACCGGCGAGCTTCAGGAAGGCGTCACCGCCACCGACCTCGTGCTGACCTGCACCGCCATGCTGCGCAAGCACGGCGTGGTCGGCCGCTTCGTCGAATACTTCGGCCCCGGCCTCGCCTCGCTGAGCCTTGCCGACCGTGCGACGCTTGCCAACATGGCCCCGGAATACGGCGCCACCTGCGGCTTCTTCGGCATCGACGAAAAGACCATCGACTACCTGCGCCTCACCGGCCGCGAGGAAGAGCAGATCGCCCTCGTCGAAGCCTATGCCAAGGAACAGGGCTTCTGGATCGACCCGGCCGCCGCCGACCCGATCTTCTCCTCGACCCTCGAACTCGACATGTCGACCGTCGTGCCTTCGCTCGCCGGCCCGAAGCGTCCGCAGGACTGGGTCGCGCTTCCCGACGTCGACGACGTGTTCAACAAGGACATGGCCGACACCTACAAGAAGACCGCCACCCGCGTTCCCGTGGAAGGCAAGGACTTCGACATCGGTGACGGCGACGTCATGATCGCCGCCATCACCTCGTGCACCAACACCTCGAACCCGGGCGTGCTGGTTGCGGCAGGTCTCGTCGCCAAGAAGGCCGACGAACTGGGCCTGAAGCCCAAGCCCTGGGTCAAGACCTCGCTGGCACCGGGTTCGCAGGTCGTCACCGACTACCTGAACAAGGCCGGTCTCCAGTCTCACCTCGACAACATCGGCTTCAACCTGGTCGGCTACGGCTGCACCACCTGCATCGGTAACTCGGGCCCGCTCGCGGAACCGATCTCGAAGGCGATCAACGAGAACGGCCTCGTCGCCTCGGCGGTCATCTCTGGCAACCGCAACTTCGAAGGCCGCGTCTCGCCGGACGTGCGCGCGAACTTCCTGGCCTCGCCGCCGCTGGTCGTCGCCTACGCTCTGAAGGGCACCGTGGTGGAAGACTTCACCACCACCCCGATCGGCGTGAGCAAGGACGGCGTGGACGTCTACCTCAAGGACATCTGGCCGACCAACCTCGAAGTCAGCACCACGATGAATGCCTGCGTCGATCGCGGCATGTTCCAGGCCCGATACGCCGACGTCTACAAGGGCGACAAGCACTGGCAGGCGATCAACGTCGTCGGTTCGGACACCTACTCGTGGCGCGCCGGTTCGACCTACGTCGCCAACCCGCCGTACTTCGAGGGCATGGAAATGACCCCGGCGCCGGTGAACGACATCATCGAGGCGAAGCCCCTGCTGATCCTCGGCGATTCGATCACCACCGACCACATCTCGCCGGCCGGTTCGATCAAGGCCGACAGCCCGGCAGGCCAGTGGCTGATGGAGCACCAGGTCGCCAAGGCGGACTTCAACTCCTACGGTTCGCGCCGTGGCCATCACGAAGTCATGATGCGCGGCACTTTTGCCAACATCCGCATCCGCAACGAAATGGTCCCCGGCATCGAAGGCGGCATGAGCCGCTTCGGTGAAGAGGTCCTGCCGGTCTACGACGTGGCGCAGAAGTACAAGGCCGAAGGCACGCCGATGGTGGTCGTGGCCGGCAAGGAGTACGGCACCGGTTCGTCGCGCGACTGGGCGGCCAAGGGCACCAACCTGCTCGGCGTGCGCGCCGTGATCGTCGAGAGCTTCGAGCGTATCCACCGTTCGAACCTGGTCGGCATGGGCGTGCTTCCGCTGCAGTTCAAGGACGGCGACAGCCGCCAGTCGCTCGGCCTGACCGGCGACGACGCCTTCACGATCAAGGGCGTTGCCAGCCTCAAGCCGCGCCAGGACGTGGAAGTCGAAGTGACCCGTCCGGACGGTTCGACCTTCACCTTCACCGCGCTGTGCCGCATCGATACCGCCAACGAAGTGGAATACTTCAACAACGGCGGCATCCTGCAGTACGTGCTGCGCAAGCTGGCCGCCTAA
- a CDS encoding PEP-CTERM sorting domain-containing protein, with protein sequence MALAKLSACAAGCAIIGGGAVHVAETQKSGVEYRKLKSAKVAKVAKVERPARRLVRKEPERTTRRMRRIVKRTCCDQPQVAMVPLPPPYIPPAPPPSYAGGSGGAPVVIGGGGGGFGGGFFGGFFGGGGGSSGGNVIISSTSSGGSTSSSSSTGGLTTTTTGGSTSSSSSTGGLTTTTTTGGLTTTTTTGGITSTTTSSSSGDVSTSTSSSTSSSSSTSSSSSTSSSTSSSSSTSTSSGSTGSSGSTTTSTGGDGSPPGPPTDVPAPPMLILFGAAAAAVIGRQRLARRKT encoded by the coding sequence ATGGCCTTGGCGAAACTGTCTGCCTGTGCGGCGGGCTGCGCTATCATTGGCGGCGGCGCCGTCCATGTCGCCGAGACTCAGAAGAGCGGTGTCGAGTATCGCAAGCTGAAGTCGGCGAAGGTCGCGAAAGTGGCGAAAGTCGAGCGTCCGGCCAGGCGCCTCGTGCGCAAGGAGCCGGAACGGACCACCAGGCGCATGCGCCGCATCGTCAAGCGGACCTGCTGCGACCAGCCGCAAGTGGCCATGGTGCCGCTGCCCCCGCCCTACATTCCGCCCGCCCCGCCGCCGAGCTACGCCGGCGGCAGCGGCGGCGCGCCGGTCGTGATCGGCGGCGGAGGAGGCGGTTTCGGCGGTGGTTTCTTCGGCGGCTTCTTCGGCGGCGGCGGTGGTTCTAGCGGCGGCAACGTCATCATCAGCTCGACCAGCAGCGGTGGTTCCACCTCCAGTTCATCGTCCACCGGCGGACTGACGACCACGACGACCGGCGGATCGACGTCTTCCTCTTCCTCGACCGGCGGTCTCACGACCACCACGACCACGGGGGGGCTGACCACCACCACAACAACGGGCGGAATCACCTCGACGACGACTTCGTCCAGTTCCGGCGATGTTTCGACCAGCACGAGTTCCTCCACCTCGTCGTCCAGTTCCACCTCCTCGTCCAGTTCAACGTCGTCGTCGACGAGCAGTTCGAGTTCGACCTCGACATCGTCGGGCTCGACCGGTTCGTCAGGTTCGACCACCACTTCGACCGGCGGAGATGGTTCGCCGCCTGGACCGCCGACCGACGTTCCGGCACCGCCGATGCTGATCCTGTTTGGCGCGGCGGCGGCAGCGGTGATCGGTCGCCAGCGGCTGGCCCGCCGCAAGACCTGA
- the ruvB gene encoding Holliday junction branch migration DNA helicase RuvB: MTDNPILTSARQPEDVDAALRPKTLAEFVGQAAAKDNLRVFIESAKSRREAMDHVLFFGPPGLGKTTLAQIVARELGVGFRATSGPVIAKAGDLAALLTNLEHGDVLFIDEIHRLNPVVEEVLYPAMEDRALDLMIGEGPSARSVRIDLPPFTLVGATTRQGLLQTPLRDRFGIPVRLQFYTVEELEKVVTRGAGLLGIGIDKGGATEIARRARGTPRVAGRLMRRVRDFAHVAGSDIITHEIADDALTRLEVDSIGLDAQDRRYLRMIAGIYKGGPVGVETLAAGLSEPRDTIEEVIEPYLIQLGLVARTARGRCLNDMGWQHLGMTPPQSGGPQGPIPGGLFDSEGD, from the coding sequence ATGACCGATAATCCCATCCTTACCTCTGCCCGCCAGCCCGAGGACGTCGATGCGGCGCTGCGGCCCAAGACGCTTGCCGAATTCGTCGGGCAGGCTGCGGCGAAGGACAATCTTCGTGTCTTCATCGAAAGCGCCAAGTCGCGCCGCGAGGCGATGGACCATGTGCTGTTCTTCGGGCCTCCGGGCCTCGGCAAGACCACGCTGGCGCAGATCGTCGCGCGCGAACTGGGCGTGGGTTTCCGCGCCACCAGCGGCCCGGTGATCGCCAAGGCGGGTGACCTTGCCGCGCTGCTGACCAATCTCGAACACGGCGACGTGCTGTTCATCGACGAGATCCACCGCCTCAATCCGGTGGTCGAGGAAGTGCTCTACCCGGCGATGGAGGACCGTGCGCTCGATCTCATGATCGGCGAAGGCCCTTCGGCGCGCTCGGTGCGGATCGACCTGCCGCCCTTCACGCTGGTCGGTGCGACGACGCGTCAGGGCCTGCTCCAGACGCCGCTGCGCGATCGTTTCGGCATTCCGGTGCGTCTCCAGTTCTACACTGTGGAGGAACTGGAAAAGGTCGTGACCCGCGGCGCCGGGCTGCTGGGCATCGGCATCGACAAGGGCGGCGCGACCGAGATCGCCCGCCGCGCGCGCGGCACCCCGCGCGTCGCAGGCCGCCTGATGCGCCGCGTGCGCGATTTCGCCCATGTCGCGGGCAGCGATATCATCACTCACGAAATCGCCGATGACGCGCTGACGCGGCTGGAAGTCGATTCCATCGGCCTCGATGCGCAGGATCGCCGCTACCTGCGGATGATCGCCGGTATCTACAAGGGCGGCCCGGTGGGTGTGGAGACACTGGCGGCGGGCCTGTCCGAGCCGCGCGACACGATCGAGGAAGTGATCGAGCCCTACCTGATCCAGCTCGGCCTCGTCGCGCGGACTGCGCGCGGGCGCTGCCTGAACGACATGGGCTGGCAGCACCTGGGCATGACGCCGCCGCAATCCGGAGGCCCGCAGGGCCCCATTCCGGGCGGACTTTTCGATTCGGAAGGCGATTGA
- the ruvA gene encoding Holliday junction branch migration protein RuvA: protein MIAKLTGLLDDTGPDWAIIDVNGVGYLVHCSARTLDHLGIRGDKVVVHTEMQVSETDQRLIGFTSGAERNWFRLLTAVQGVGSKVALAILSALTTEELQRACAGGDSAMVARANGVGPKLASRIVNELKDKAGGMPTVPGAPGLAAVAAPAGFSSADAVSALQNLGFKPAIAAMAVGKAVEELGEDAGLNDLVRVALKKAAG from the coding sequence ATGATCGCCAAGCTTACAGGTCTGCTCGACGACACCGGCCCCGACTGGGCGATTATCGACGTCAACGGCGTCGGTTATCTCGTCCATTGTTCGGCGCGCACGCTCGACCATCTCGGCATCCGGGGTGACAAGGTTGTCGTCCATACCGAGATGCAGGTCTCGGAAACCGACCAGCGCCTGATCGGCTTCACCAGCGGGGCGGAACGCAACTGGTTCCGCCTGCTGACGGCGGTGCAGGGCGTCGGTTCTAAAGTGGCGCTGGCGATCCTCTCGGCGCTGACGACCGAGGAACTGCAGCGCGCCTGTGCGGGCGGCGACAGCGCCATGGTCGCGCGCGCCAACGGCGTCGGCCCGAAGCTGGCCAGCCGCATCGTCAACGAACTCAAGGACAAGGCGGGCGGCATGCCCACCGTGCCCGGAGCGCCGGGCCTTGCGGCGGTGGCGGCACCTGCCGGATTTTCCAGCGCAGATGCCGTTTCCGCACTCCAGAACCTCGGCTTCAAGCCCGCAATCGCCGCGATGGCGGTCGGCAAGGCGGTGGAGGAACTGGGCGAGGATGCCGGGCTCAACGACCTTGTCCGCGTCGCGCTGAAGAAGGCGGCGGGGTGA
- a CDS encoding nucleoside deaminase: MDSTDENWMREALRLAVERKGTDPSHTPIAALVVLGDRLVASGVNRTAECCDATAHAEIEAFRAAGKAMGDMRIEGATLYSTLQPCGMCTMAAIWAGVSRIVHGAGRGDVHPMYFEDRHLSTLDFVADAYKDDLTLRGGVLAQDCAALYYRPWDDVPEDQQANL; encoded by the coding sequence ATGGACAGTACCGACGAGAACTGGATGCGCGAGGCCCTGCGTCTTGCGGTGGAGCGAAAGGGCACCGACCCGTCGCACACCCCTATCGCCGCGCTGGTCGTGCTGGGGGACCGCCTCGTCGCCTCGGGCGTCAATCGTACCGCCGAATGCTGCGATGCCACCGCCCACGCCGAGATCGAAGCCTTCCGCGCCGCTGGCAAGGCGATGGGCGACATGCGCATCGAAGGCGCCACGCTCTATTCCACGCTCCAGCCCTGCGGCATGTGCACCATGGCCGCGATCTGGGCTGGGGTTAGCCGCATCGTCCATGGCGCGGGGCGCGGCGATGTCCATCCGATGTACTTCGAGGATCGCCACCTCTCGACGCTCGATTTCGTGGCGGACGCCTACAAGGACGACCTGACGCTGAGAGGCGGCGTGCTCGCGCAGGATTGCGCCGCGCTCTATTACCGGCCGTGGGACGATGTGCCCGAGGATCAGCAAGCGAACCTTTAA
- the ruvC gene encoding crossover junction endodeoxyribonuclease RuvC — MIIIGLDPGLTCTGWGIVAKSGSRLSHIANGQIRTDAKAGMAERLVELDAALTDVILHHRPDSGAVEEVFVNVNPQSTLKLGQARGVAMLSLARAGMPVAEYSTKVIKKALVGTGGADKKQIQHMLKVLLPGVTLAGEDASDALAVAITHANMLGSHR, encoded by the coding sequence ATGATCATCATCGGGCTCGACCCGGGGCTGACCTGCACCGGCTGGGGCATCGTCGCCAAGAGCGGCAGCCGGCTCAGCCATATCGCCAACGGCCAGATCCGCACGGACGCCAAGGCCGGAATGGCCGAACGGCTGGTCGAACTCGATGCCGCGCTCACTGACGTGATCCTGCATCACCGTCCGGATTCGGGCGCGGTGGAGGAGGTCTTCGTCAACGTGAACCCGCAATCGACGCTCAAGCTCGGTCAGGCGCGCGGCGTTGCCATGCTCAGCCTTGCGCGGGCCGGAATGCCGGTGGCGGAATATTCCACCAAGGTCATCAAGAAGGCGCTCGTCGGCACCGGCGGGGCGGACAAGAAGCAGATCCAGCATATGCTCAAGGTCCTGCTGCCCGGCGTGACGCTGGCGGGCGAGGATGCCTCGGACGCGCTGGCGGTGGCCATCACGCATGCCAACATGCTCGGCAGCCATCGCTGA
- a CDS encoding YebC/PmpR family DNA-binding transcriptional regulator: protein MAGHSKFKNIMHRKGAQDKKRSAQFSKLSREITVAAKMGMPDPDMNPRLRAAVNAAKAQSMPKDNIQRAIDKASKGDAENYEEVRYEGYGPGGVALIVEALTDNRNRTATNVRTAFSKNGGNLGASGAVSHGFERLGLIEYPASVGDEDKVLEAAIEAGADDVESDMGDGDENPGSHQIWVSVDSLHEVARELEKVLGEAEGVKLAWKPNLTVDVDADTAGTLMKLVDTLEDDDDVQTVWGNYEISDEVMEKLG, encoded by the coding sequence ATGGCAGGCCATTCCAAATTCAAGAACATCATGCACCGCAAGGGCGCGCAGGACAAGAAGCGCTCGGCGCAGTTCAGCAAGCTCAGCCGTGAAATCACCGTTGCGGCCAAGATGGGCATGCCCGATCCGGACATGAACCCGCGCCTGCGCGCCGCCGTCAACGCGGCCAAGGCGCAGTCGATGCCCAAGGACAACATCCAGCGCGCGATCGACAAGGCCAGCAAGGGCGATGCCGAGAACTACGAGGAAGTGCGCTACGAGGGTTACGGCCCCGGCGGCGTCGCCCTCATCGTCGAGGCGCTGACCGACAACCGCAACCGCACCGCCACCAACGTGCGCACCGCTTTCTCCAAGAACGGCGGCAATCTTGGTGCTTCGGGCGCGGTTTCGCACGGTTTCGAGCGTCTCGGCCTGATCGAGTATCCCGCCAGCGTGGGTGACGAGGACAAGGTCCTCGAAGCCGCCATCGAAGCCGGTGCCGACGATGTCGAGAGCGACATGGGCGATGGCGACGAGAATCCCGGCAGCCACCAGATCTGGGTCTCGGTCGATTCGCTTCACGAAGTCGCCCGCGAACTGGAAAAGGTCCTTGGCGAAGCCGAGGGCGTGAAGCTGGCGTGGAAGCCCAACCTCACCGTCGATGTCGATGCCGACACCGCCGGCACGCTGATGAAGCTGGTCGATACTCTCGAAGACGACGACGACGTCCAGACCGTCTGGGGCAATTACGAAATCTCGGACGAAGTCATGGAGAAGCTGGGCTGA
- a CDS encoding DUF2312 domain-containing protein: protein MAETTDDRLRLLIERVERLEEEKKGISDDIRDVYNEGKAVGYDVKIMRQIVRIRKMKPDDRREMDMLLDTYKTALGID, encoded by the coding sequence ATGGCCGAAACCACCGACGATCGCCTGCGTCTGCTGATCGAGCGCGTCGAGCGCCTCGAAGAGGAAAAGAAGGGCATTTCGGACGACATCCGCGACGTCTACAACGAAGGCAAGGCAGTCGGCTACGACGTCAAGATCATGCGCCAGATCGTCCGCATCCGTAAGATGAAGCCGGACGACCGCCGCGAGATGGACATGCTGCTCGATACCTACAAGACGGCTCTCGGCATCGACTGA